One window from the genome of Variovorax sp. PAMC26660 encodes:
- a CDS encoding FlxA-like family protein, whose translation MLTAIGATGSAGSAGSGPNVNAEMAKIQRQIAGIQEQMKEKQGLLLTTPVGEPRKALQQQLQSMAGQIAMLQAQLNALRAAGALQSATAQLSGTGKTSDDNAAKADKARVNASGVPIGSVLNVEA comes from the coding sequence ATGCTGACTGCAATCGGTGCCACAGGGAGCGCGGGGAGCGCGGGGAGCGGGCCCAACGTCAATGCGGAGATGGCGAAGATCCAGCGCCAGATCGCGGGAATACAGGAGCAGATGAAAGAAAAGCAGGGCCTTCTGCTCACGACGCCCGTGGGCGAGCCGCGAAAGGCGCTTCAACAGCAACTGCAGTCCATGGCGGGCCAGATCGCCATGCTGCAGGCGCAGTTGAATGCATTGCGCGCCGCCGGCGCGCTGCAGAGCGCGACAGCTCAGCTCAGCGGGACAGGCAAGACATCGGATGACAACGCGGCAAAGGCCGACAAGGCACGCGTCAATGCCAGTGGCGTGCCGATCGGCTCCGTGCTGAACGTGGAGGCCTGA
- a CDS encoding alpha/beta fold hydrolase, protein MPSTETHFDLTANDGRKVEAHRWQGPTQRAIIQLAHGMGEHSLRYRPLADALTQAGYVVYANEHRGHGKDAAARDELGEFGPRGFAGLVDDMALLSRHVRGVHPGLPLILVGHSMGSFATQYYLAQHGALLSGAVLSGTTALDLLGTALQAGFRLEDMNAALPDVRTPFDWLSRDPAQVDAYIADPLCGFTVSAEGMGSIFANLADLAPAALRTRIRADLPLYLFVGDEDPVSNKAEWFYPLVQRYREAGLRDVSCHVFGGARHETLNETNREEVVAVLLAWIARVVGHKG, encoded by the coding sequence ATGCCAAGCACAGAGACACACTTCGACCTGACCGCCAACGATGGCCGCAAAGTGGAGGCGCACCGCTGGCAAGGCCCGACGCAGCGCGCCATCATCCAATTGGCGCATGGCATGGGCGAGCATTCGCTGCGTTACCGGCCGTTGGCCGACGCGTTGACGCAGGCCGGCTACGTCGTCTATGCGAACGAGCATCGCGGCCACGGCAAGGACGCGGCGGCGCGCGACGAGCTTGGTGAATTCGGTCCCCGCGGATTCGCCGGACTGGTGGACGACATGGCCCTGCTGAGCCGCCACGTTCGCGGCGTGCACCCCGGCTTGCCGCTGATTCTTGTCGGCCACAGCATGGGCTCGTTCGCCACGCAGTACTACCTGGCCCAGCACGGCGCGCTGTTGTCCGGCGCGGTGCTCTCGGGCACCACGGCGCTCGACCTGTTGGGCACCGCGTTGCAAGCCGGCTTCCGGCTGGAAGACATGAACGCCGCGCTGCCCGACGTTCGCACGCCTTTCGACTGGCTCAGCCGCGACCCGGCGCAAGTCGATGCCTACATCGCCGATCCGCTGTGCGGATTCACGGTCTCGGCCGAGGGCATGGGATCGATCTTCGCGAACCTCGCCGACCTCGCGCCCGCAGCCCTGCGAACGCGCATCCGGGCCGACCTGCCGCTGTACCTGTTCGTCGGCGACGAGGACCCGGTCAGCAACAAGGCCGAGTGGTTCTACCCGCTGGTGCAGCGCTACCGCGAGGCGGGGCTGCGCGACGTGTCATGCCACGTGTTCGGTGGCGCGCGCCACGAAACGCTGAACGAGACCAACCGCGAGGAAGTCGTGGCCGTGCTGCTGGCCTGGATCGCGCGGGTGGTGGGCCACAAAGGCTGA
- a CDS encoding secretin and TonB N-terminal domain-containing protein, giving the protein MGASFATVADRVSFDIPAQPLASALQAFAQASGQSVFFDGQLAAGLESMPVRGELAPRDALHRMLAGTRLVARYADDTTFTLVETEAAVQAPVAASAAPSVEATGDGNARIVQQALERTLCRWPRVQPGDYRALVQLWVGPAGHVRRTRLLSSTGVAQRDAALEAAMNTLVLSPPKDGTPDEPLTILLLPRTGRSTDVCAGLIPAAS; this is encoded by the coding sequence TTGGGTGCATCCTTCGCCACCGTTGCCGATCGCGTGAGCTTCGACATTCCCGCGCAGCCGCTGGCTTCGGCGTTGCAGGCATTCGCGCAGGCGAGCGGGCAGTCGGTGTTCTTCGACGGGCAGCTCGCGGCCGGGCTCGAATCGATGCCCGTGCGCGGGGAGTTGGCGCCGCGCGATGCACTGCATCGGATGCTGGCAGGCACGCGGCTGGTGGCGCGCTATGCCGACGACACCACCTTCACGCTTGTCGAGACCGAGGCTGCCGTGCAGGCCCCGGTGGCTGCATCTGCTGCGCCATCGGTCGAAGCCACGGGCGATGGCAACGCGCGCATCGTGCAGCAGGCGCTGGAGCGCACGCTGTGCCGCTGGCCGCGTGTGCAGCCCGGCGACTACCGCGCGCTGGTGCAGTTGTGGGTCGGCCCGGCCGGCCATGTGCGGCGCACGCGCCTGCTCAGCTCGACGGGCGTTGCGCAGCGCGATGCGGCGCTCGAAGCCGCGATGAACACGCTGGTGCTGAGTCCGCCCAAAGACGGCACGCCGGACGAACCCCTCACGATCCTGCTGCTGCCCCGCACCGGGCGCAGCACCGATGTGTGCGCGGGCCTGATACCCGCCGCGTCCTGA
- a CDS encoding RNA polymerase sigma factor, which yields MEQDTPGFLRSLLTSRYLDFRNRLRRRLGSEDVADDVLHETWLRVNRMSDPGAVQSPMAYLLRIASNVAEDRRISNGRLLDFVEVEELLHFADESQDPARLSEARSEVQALERALEELPRRRREIFLASRVDETPHKDIATRYGVSVRIVEREVKAALVHCAGRLGRDVIQRFGPGAGKQS from the coding sequence GTGGAGCAAGACACCCCCGGCTTCCTGCGCAGCCTGCTCACGAGCCGCTACCTCGACTTCAGGAACCGGCTGCGCCGCCGCCTCGGTTCCGAGGACGTGGCCGACGACGTGCTGCATGAAACCTGGCTGCGCGTGAACCGCATGAGCGACCCCGGCGCGGTGCAAAGCCCGATGGCCTACCTGCTGCGCATTGCGTCGAACGTGGCGGAAGACCGGCGCATCTCGAACGGTCGGCTGCTCGACTTCGTGGAGGTCGAGGAACTGCTGCACTTTGCCGATGAAAGCCAGGACCCGGCGCGCCTGTCCGAAGCCCGCAGCGAAGTGCAGGCGCTGGAGCGGGCGCTCGAAGAGCTGCCGCGCCGCCGCCGCGAAATCTTCCTGGCCTCGCGCGTGGACGAAACGCCGCACAAGGACATCGCGACGCGCTACGGCGTGTCGGTGCGGATCGTCGAGCGTGAAGTGAAGGCCGCGCTGGTGCATTGCGCCGGGCGATTGGGGCGCGATGTGATCCAGCGGTTCGGTCCCGGGGCCGGAAAACAGTCTTAG
- a CDS encoding FecR family protein encodes MNTPNDDRAALQAQAQDWLVRLTSGRATTVDAQDFKRWCAQSPLHAQVMAETTRVWDVARPAAEAVAQRMRAVQPPRAAVIARTHPNRRYILGAALAAGAAAFVVVRPPGRLWPALSDMTADYSTGTGEQRQVVLADAAVVEMNTQTSFNLSRASEAEAATLDLLDGEAQVLLDASRATPFTMTVGGGRLVASAASRFNVRATGSEVCVTCMAGSVELNYGGRVLVAKEAQQISYGKRGAQVARAPDMSTVNAWRDRVLVFNDTPLAAVVEEINRYRPGRLIVTNAELGRRKVQARLRLEQLARIETLIGASYGAKVTTLPAGIVLLG; translated from the coding sequence GTGAACACCCCCAACGACGACCGCGCCGCGCTGCAGGCGCAGGCGCAAGACTGGCTCGTGCGCCTCACCTCGGGCCGGGCCACGACGGTGGACGCGCAGGACTTCAAGCGCTGGTGCGCCCAGAGCCCGCTGCATGCGCAGGTGATGGCCGAGACGACCCGCGTGTGGGACGTGGCGCGGCCCGCGGCCGAAGCCGTGGCGCAGCGCATGCGTGCCGTGCAGCCACCGCGCGCCGCCGTCATCGCACGAACGCACCCGAACCGCCGCTACATCCTCGGCGCCGCGCTCGCGGCCGGCGCGGCGGCCTTCGTCGTGGTGCGGCCACCGGGCCGGCTCTGGCCCGCGCTGTCGGACATGACGGCCGACTACAGCACCGGCACCGGCGAGCAACGCCAGGTGGTGCTGGCCGACGCGGCGGTGGTCGAGATGAACACGCAGACCAGCTTCAACCTCTCGCGCGCATCTGAAGCAGAGGCGGCCACGCTCGACCTGCTGGACGGCGAGGCGCAGGTGCTGCTCGACGCATCGCGCGCCACGCCGTTCACGATGACGGTCGGCGGCGGCCGGCTCGTGGCTTCCGCCGCCAGCCGCTTCAACGTGCGCGCCACCGGGTCCGAGGTGTGCGTGACCTGCATGGCCGGTTCGGTCGAACTGAACTACGGCGGCCGCGTGCTGGTCGCGAAAGAAGCGCAGCAGATCAGTTATGGCAAACGCGGCGCGCAAGTGGCACGCGCGCCCGACATGTCCACCGTCAACGCATGGCGCGACCGCGTGCTGGTGTTCAACGACACGCCGCTCGCGGCCGTGGTCGAGGAGATCAACCGCTACCGCCCCGGGCGCTTGATAGTGACCAACGCCGAGCTGGGCCGACGCAAGGTGCAGGCGCGCCTGCGGCTCGAACAGCTCGCGCGCATCGAGACCCTGATCGGCGCCAGCTACGGCGCCAAGGTGACGACGCTGCCGGCGGGCATCGTGCTGCTCGGCTAG